From the Psychrobacter sp. P11F6 genome, the window GGCATGAGCAAGTTGCTCAGGAGTATCGATATCATAGCTCAGTTGATTATTAACAACGGTACTTATCTGACTGGGCGGCAAACCTCTAATTAAATAACGCAGCCCTTTATCGCCTACCAGCAATGCTTGCCACTCTCTGAGTAAATCACAATCAATCGTTAAAGGTAGTCCGATAATATTTTGCTTTAATACAGTGGCAGCAGACGTTTCATTTAAACTCCTATTATTTAAATGCTGCCAGCTACCATAAGTACTTGCCACTACAGACCGCTTATCTGCCAGCAGTTTTGCCAAATGCTGCTCATCGAGTAAAACTTGATCAACACCCATAATGACGACGCGCTCGATTAATGAGCTTGTTAACTGCGTGACTGCCTCAATAGCCAAATCCAAACTATACGCCATACCTATTTCAGGCGTAGAATTTACGACCATTTGAATCATAGAGTACTGAAAAGCCAATTCATTCATCGCACTGGCTATTGATGGTTGATTATCAGGAATAACTATAATAATTGCTTGCGGTTTTGTAGAAAGTGCGAGTTTGGTCATGAAGCAAATTAAGGGTTCGCCATCTTTACATAGTAACTGTTTTGCTTGACCTAAACGCAGGCTCAGTCCACTGGCCAAAATAATGACCGCATGGTTTGGTGGCTTTGATAGATTTATTGGCTTCAGTTGCGTAGAGGCTAAAATAGATGCGTCGCGGCTCATGATAAATTTATCGCGGCACGAGCACTTGTAGCAGTCGTCTCTATAGAATCAATATGCGTAGAAAATAGCGTTGTACAGTTAGTGTTTGACAGATGAGTGTCTGAGTTTTCTGCTGATAGGTTTTGATTATGGACGACAGCATTGACTTGCGCCATGATACCCAGTGCTAAGGCTTCAGGACCATCTCCGCCCAGCTTATAACCAATCGGATAATGCAGTTTTTTGATACCTAGGTTTAAACTGGCAGAATTTGTAAACCTTGTACTAATTTCTTCGATTAAGCGCTCGGTACGGTAGCGTGGTCCTAGTTGTCCAAGATATTTATAGTGATTAGCATGCTCTAATAATACGCCAAGGCGAGCACGGTCTTGGCTGAGACTATGCGACATTAAAGCAATAGCGGCATTTTTACTGAGTTTTAGTAAAGTGTCACTATCATTTAACGCTAGTACCATCACGCTATCTGCCTCAGGAAAACGCCGCTGCGTGGCATATTGCGCTCGACTGTCTACCACTGTCACATGCCAATCTTGCATCTTTGCCATCGTAACTAGCGGCATCACATCATTGCCAGCACCACAAATCAGCAAGCGTATCTGTGGTTGTAGGCGCTGAATCAGCCATTCTGTGGCTAAATTGTCATTGTCATCTTTTACGATGACGTACTCAGCATTTTTATGGAGAAGCTTATATTCGGATAAACTTTCAATAGCATGGATAACTGTGCTTGAAGCATTAGATACCACTTTATCTGAATTATTAGCGTCGATAGCGGTGAGTTTTCCTGACTTGATATAATTATCTAGGTTAAGACGCAAACCAATTTGAAGTTGAGAGTTTGGATTATTTTGGGTATTAAAATGGATTGTAGAGCGGATTAAAGTTGCTACCGTTACTGGCTGCTGAGACTGACGAACCTGACTGATGACATTTAACAAAGACATTGCCGTCGCTAACCGTTCAAACAACACGTGTACGCGCCCATTACAGCCTAATCCAAAATTTAACTCGTCCAAATCAATATCTTGTTCATCGTATTTATTATCTGTGCCCTTATTATCACTGCCTCTATTAAAGTCAAAACCCTCTTCTGATACGCTCGCTTGCGCTACACCATCAGCATATTCGATATCATCACCCGTTTGGTAGACTTGCACGTTTGCACCTTGACGCGTGAGCCAAAAAGCACGTTTGATAATATGTGGCTCCAGACAGCCGCCGCTAATCATCCCGACCGAACGACCATTTTCACAGATGAGCATCATCGCGCCTGCGCGGCGATAGGCTGACCCTTCGGTACGCACGACGGTTGCTAGTACCGCGTCGACCTGTTGTTGCTGAGCCTCGCGTGCCAGCTTAAGAATATCAGCAATTTGATTCATAACGCCTCTTATATACTCTCTATCATTGATGTCTATATACGGTATATATCCATCATGACCAACTTACAAAACCAGTTCATAAAACCCGCTAACGGCTACAATTAGCGGGTTTATATTGTCCATCTATTTGACTAAGAACCTACTCTGGTAGTTCATAAAGTAATTTATCGAGAGTAATAGGAAAGTCATAAACTCGTACACCCACGGCGTTGTAAACGGCATTAGCAATAGCAGCGGCAGCACCTGCAATCGCCGTTTCCCCAATACCTTTTATATGCATTGGATTGGTGTACGGATCGTCCTCTTCTACCAAGATAACATCAAGCTGAGGAACATCCGCATTGACTGGGACATGGTATTCTGCAAGATTATGATTACATAGCCGACCGTCACGCTTATCGTGAATCACCTGCTCCATCAATGCCGAACCAATACCAAATACCATGCCGCCATAGCACTGTGAGGTCGCGGTTTTGTGATTGAGGATACGCCCTGCTGCAAAGGCGCCTGTCATACGCTTGACGCGTATTTCACCAGTCACTCGGTGTACAGCGACCTCGGCAAAATTAGCACCAAATGACGCTTGGCGATGACTTTTGGCATTTTTACCCGGTGCAATTTGACCTTTGGCACTGAGTTTTTGGTCATCATATTGAGCGACGATATCGGCTAATGAATGAGTCTGAAAATTACTAAAGTCATATTCTTTCGATTCAGTTAGTGAGATTCCCGTTATTTCAGCTAATTTATCTTTTAAATCAGCCACTTTATCTACGATGTTATCGCCCAAACCTGCTACTTTTTCTTTTCCTGCTTCTATAACGGTTTCTACAAAATTAGCATCATGCTCACCTATCTGCTTAATTTGACCGTTATCCAGCTGAATGGTATCAGGGTATAGACCGACTTTTTCTGCGGTCATTTCACGTAGCTGCTGACAAGCAAGGTATATACTACTGCCTGAACTGGCAGCGCCCATACTGCCCCCTGAGCCTACCGCAGGTGGCAAACTGGTATCACCAAGTTTCATTTCAATATGATCTATTGGTAGCCCTAATAAATCTGCAGCAACCTGAGTAAATACGGTATAAGAACCTGTACCGATATCGGTCATGTCTGTCTCAATCACAGCTTTGACGCCTAGTGCTTTTGAGTTATCTATTTGCAGGGTCGCCCGTGCTTCTGATGGCGCTAAGCTGTTGCCGCGAGCTGCCGCTGCCATACCCATACCCATCCACCAATCACCTTCTAAGCGACTGGCAGGCTTAGCATTGCGTTGATTCCAGCCAAACTGTTCAGCTGCTTGATCGATACAAGCGATGAGCTTACGCGTGGAAAACGGGACACCTTTACTAGGATCTTGCTCAGGCTCATTACGACGGCGCAGCTCGACAGGGTCTAGGTTGAGTTGCTCTGCCAATTCATCCATCGCACACTCAAGGGCAATCTGCCCCACTGCTTCACCGGGGGCACGCATTGAGCCTGACAATACTTGGTTCATATCTACTTGCTGATAATTAACTCGGCGATTGTCACCGCGATACAGATAATGCGTAGAGAGCGCTGCTGGCTCAAAAAAGGCTTCTCCTGGCAAATTACTAGAGACCGTCTCATGAATCATGGTGTCAATAATACCATCTTCACTACAGCCAATTGCGATGCGTTGACGCGTGTTCGAGCGTCTAATCGTTGCCTCCATTACTTGCGGACGGGTCATAGTGATTAACACGGGACGACCCAATTCTTTTGCGGCGAGTGCGGCGGCTATCGATTCTGGAGAAATCCCAAGCTTGCTACCAAAACCCCCACCGACATAACGAGCGATTAATTGTACATTTTCTAGATCCAAATCCAATGCATCAACGATTTGCTTTTTGCACGAAGAAAGCATTTGATTAGAGGAGTACATAATCAGCTTATCGCCCTCCCAGTGAGCAAGCGTTGCATGAGGCTCCATCGCTGCGCTGTTTTGACTTGGGGTATGATAAAAGCGGTCAAGGGTTACCGCAGCATTTGCGAGGCTTTGTTCTGGATTACCCTTTTCTGAGTTTTTATCAGAACCTTTTTTTTCATTAACGTCATGAGCATTTGGCAGCTCTGCCGTAAAGTTCAATGCCGCCTGCTCAGTCTCATCCTCATAAGTCACTTTGAGCGCTTTTGCGCCTTCGGTCGCCGCCTCAAACGTCTCAGCAATGACAACCGCAATCGGCTGACCATGATAAAAAATTTCACTAACGCCTTGCTTAGGTGATTTGGTTGCACCGCCTTGTTGGGCATTGCGTAAAAAGTGCTCAGGATCAGTAACTACTTTAATAATGTTGGGAATACCCTCTAAAGAGCTGCTATCAATTTGCTTAACGCGTCCTTTGGCAATCGTTGCGCTCACTAATACGCCATAGGCTTGATTGTCTAGATGAATCTCTGCCGTATAGTGCGCTTGACCGCTGACTTTAAGTGATCCCTCGACTCGGTTAATGGGCTTACCTACCAATTTACTCGCTGTTTTATCAAAAAGCGACTCAACAGGCTCATTCATCATCATTTTTTTGGTCGGTTCTGACGGAAATACTGAGTCCAATAACGACATGATTATGCTCCCTTGCCCGCTAATGCGCGTTGAATAACTTGTTTGAGTAGACGACGAGTCAGCGGTATTTTGAAATCATTTTGACCACTACCTTTAGCCTCTTTTAATAATAAGTCCGCTGCTTGTTTAATGACATTTTCATTGCCATCAGTACCCGTCAGCAATGCCTCAACGGCTTCGTTGCGCCATGGCTCAGTACCAATACCGCCGAATGCTAAGCGCACTGTGTCCAAACGCTCATTATCAGTCACGTCTATGATCGCGGTACAGGAGACTAAGGCAAAAGCATAGGACGCGCGATCACGCACTTTGTCATAAGTGTGCATGCCTTTGATGGGCGCTGGCAACACAACATGAGTGATAAGCTCACCAGACTCTAAAACGTTTTTGATATGTGGCGTGTCTTTTGGCAAACAATAAAAGTCTTTAATCGCGATTTTACGCGTTGAACCATCCCTTTTTAACGTCTCAATAGTGGCATCTAATAAGCGCATCGCGACGGCCATATCAGATGGATGCTGAGCAATACAGGACTCGCTAGTACCTAAAATTGCCAACGTACGATTTTCGCCACGTATCGCTGGGCAACCAGAACCTGGCTTGCGTTTATTACAGGCGCTGTCTGTCTGATAAAAATAATAACAACGCGTACGCTGTAATAGATTACCGCCCGTCGTCGCTCTATTACGCAACTGTCCCGTCGCACCTGCCAAAATCGCCCGTGATAGCACTGGATAATTGGCAATCACCTCAGGATGCGCGGCCAAGTCGCTATTGGTCACTAGCGTACCGATGCGTAGGCCACCATCTGTAGTCTTCTCAATTTGAGCTAATGCTAAGCGAGTGATATCCACCAGCTTAACTGGCGTTTCAATCTCTAACTTCATCAAATCTAAAAGGTTGGTACCCCCTGCGATAAATGAGGCGTCTTTTACACTAGCAGATTGGGCTGCCTGCTCTGGCGCGGTAGCACGGCTATACTCGAAACGTTTCATGAACGATCTCCTAACCTGCTAGTTGCCGTCTTATTCTTCATAGATTGACTACCTAGCTGCGCTTCACTAGGTGGTGGCGACCAAATACCCGTCACCTCTGATTTTTGTACTGCGTCAGTTTTAGATGAGTCATTCATTTCATTTTCTAAAACTTGTGAAATGGCCTTAATAATATTGGGATAAGCAGAACAGCGGCAAATATTGCCACTCATACGCTCAGCGATTTCTTGCACCAGCAATCCATCAGGGTTTTGCAAATCTGTAGTGACATGACTGGGCCAGTTTTGTTTAATCTCATCGATCAGCGCTGTTGCTGAACAAATTTGCCCAGGGGTACAGTAACCACATTGAAACGCATCATTATCTTTAAAGGCTTGTTGTAGCTCCGATAATAATTCGGGCATGCCAATACCTTCAATCGTGGTAATCTCATCACCATCGTGCATAACTGCTAAGGTCAAACAGGCATTGACCCTACGCCCATTGATAAGTATGGTACAAGCGCCACATTGACCATGGTCACAGCCTTTTTTAGGCCCCGTAATTTTGAGGTGCTGACGACAGACATCGAGTAAGGTCGTGCGTGAATCAAGATTGTCAAGCTGATAATCTTGCTTATTAATGGTTAAGTTCAAGGTAGACATGCTGGCTTCTCGCTGGCAGATAATCAAAAAAATAGGGTTAAACGCTTCTTAAAAGTCGCGCCAATCGATTTATTATGACTTATTAGAAATGTCGATTTGTTTTTACTTTGTAGTTATTGCAGTGTAGTTTTTAATCTATGAAAACTTTACTCCTCAGTATTTTATCTCACTTATTCACTATCAATTTTATAAATGAAACTCAAAAACTCATTTTATTAGCAAAAAAAATAGCGCTATAAACATGCCGTTTATAACGCTATTTGAGTTCAATATAGTCAGTTAAAAATATCAGTCGGTCATTACGCTTTAGTAATTATTCTCGCTTCACTCAATCGAGATTTTGGCAAATCGGCATTAAAATCGTCTTCACTACGATAACCAAGTGAGATAACGGCAACGGCTGTGTAGCCTTTGCTACGTAGCTCAAACTCTTCATCGAGTGCCTT encodes:
- a CDS encoding xanthine dehydrogenase family protein molybdopterin-binding subunit gives rise to the protein MSLLDSVFPSEPTKKMMMNEPVESLFDKTASKLVGKPINRVEGSLKVSGQAHYTAEIHLDNQAYGVLVSATIAKGRVKQIDSSSLEGIPNIIKVVTDPEHFLRNAQQGGATKSPKQGVSEIFYHGQPIAVVIAETFEAATEGAKALKVTYEDETEQAALNFTAELPNAHDVNEKKGSDKNSEKGNPEQSLANAAVTLDRFYHTPSQNSAAMEPHATLAHWEGDKLIMYSSNQMLSSCKKQIVDALDLDLENVQLIARYVGGGFGSKLGISPESIAAALAAKELGRPVLITMTRPQVMEATIRRSNTRQRIAIGCSEDGIIDTMIHETVSSNLPGEAFFEPAALSTHYLYRGDNRRVNYQQVDMNQVLSGSMRAPGEAVGQIALECAMDELAEQLNLDPVELRRRNEPEQDPSKGVPFSTRKLIACIDQAAEQFGWNQRNAKPASRLEGDWWMGMGMAAAARGNSLAPSEARATLQIDNSKALGVKAVIETDMTDIGTGSYTVFTQVAADLLGLPIDHIEMKLGDTSLPPAVGSGGSMGAASSGSSIYLACQQLREMTAEKVGLYPDTIQLDNGQIKQIGEHDANFVETVIEAGKEKVAGLGDNIVDKVADLKDKLAEITGISLTESKEYDFSNFQTHSLADIVAQYDDQKLSAKGQIAPGKNAKSHRQASFGANFAEVAVHRVTGEIRVKRMTGAFAAGRILNHKTATSQCYGGMVFGIGSALMEQVIHDKRDGRLCNHNLAEYHVPVNADVPQLDVILVEEDDPYTNPMHIKGIGETAIAGAAAAIANAVYNAVGVRVYDFPITLDKLLYELPE
- a CDS encoding NTP transferase domain-containing protein, producing the protein MSRDASILASTQLKPINLSKPPNHAVIILASGLSLRLGQAKQLLCKDGEPLICFMTKLALSTKPQAIIIVIPDNQPSIASAMNELAFQYSMIQMVVNSTPEIGMAYSLDLAIEAVTQLTSSLIERVVIMGVDQVLLDEQHLAKLLADKRSVVASTYGSWQHLNNRSLNETSAATVLKQNIIGLPLTIDCDLLREWQALLVGDKGLRYLIRGLPPSQISTVVNNQLSYDIDTPEQLAHAKQKGWLDK
- a CDS encoding FAD binding domain-containing protein — protein: MKRFEYSRATAPEQAAQSASVKDASFIAGGTNLLDLMKLEIETPVKLVDITRLALAQIEKTTDGGLRIGTLVTNSDLAAHPEVIANYPVLSRAILAGATGQLRNRATTGGNLLQRTRCYYFYQTDSACNKRKPGSGCPAIRGENRTLAILGTSESCIAQHPSDMAVAMRLLDATIETLKRDGSTRKIAIKDFYCLPKDTPHIKNVLESGELITHVVLPAPIKGMHTYDKVRDRASYAFALVSCTAIIDVTDNERLDTVRLAFGGIGTEPWRNEAVEALLTGTDGNENVIKQAADLLLKEAKGSGQNDFKIPLTRRLLKQVIQRALAGKGA
- a CDS encoding 2Fe-2S iron-sulfur cluster-binding protein gives rise to the protein MSTLNLTINKQDYQLDNLDSRTTLLDVCRQHLKITGPKKGCDHGQCGACTILINGRRVNACLTLAVMHDGDEITTIEGIGMPELLSELQQAFKDNDAFQCGYCTPGQICSATALIDEIKQNWPSHVTTDLQNPDGLLVQEIAERMSGNICRCSAYPNIIKAISQVLENEMNDSSKTDAVQKSEVTGIWSPPPSEAQLGSQSMKNKTATSRLGDRS
- a CDS encoding XdhC family protein, whose translation is MNQIADILKLAREAQQQQVDAVLATVVRTEGSAYRRAGAMMLICENGRSVGMISGGCLEPHIIKRAFWLTRQGANVQVYQTGDDIEYADGVAQASVSEEGFDFNRGSDNKGTDNKYDEQDIDLDELNFGLGCNGRVHVLFERLATAMSLLNVISQVRQSQQPVTVATLIRSTIHFNTQNNPNSQLQIGLRLNLDNYIKSGKLTAIDANNSDKVVSNASSTVIHAIESLSEYKLLHKNAEYVIVKDDNDNLATEWLIQRLQPQIRLLICGAGNDVMPLVTMAKMQDWHVTVVDSRAQYATQRRFPEADSVMVLALNDSDTLLKLSKNAAIALMSHSLSQDRARLGVLLEHANHYKYLGQLGPRYRTERLIEEISTRFTNSASLNLGIKKLHYPIGYKLGGDGPEALALGIMAQVNAVVHNQNLSAENSDTHLSNTNCTTLFSTHIDSIETTATSARAAINLS